The proteins below come from a single Methanothermobacter sp. genomic window:
- a CDS encoding DUF1616 domain-containing protein, producing the protein MKLYLSNMNLVSILRNDKDIFILALLSLVCLFVILSFPKSLFKSSFIITFTFFLLGYSFISLLYPEQNDFDIIKRILLSVPISFSILPLIGYVLDKTTGILFVPLLVSLFSFVMLCFSLAIFLRRLTKKPFSPTLIVPAGKRDYLFLGISVFLILIFLLVLVNVGRIEGSLWNHGYIYIENLIIKTGHIPIKVSQSFADNSILDVVNHYLVSDYMRTLISSELFILGIQNTNYPFTTLVTFSCILFVLYNLNEDIFISLFFSSLYLLNPFVLTSNFYLNGSVLSTGMLILYLFFLIRIFKREGSKNFLILLVLTPLLLRFYHTMAFYTIAITLTFLLLYLLKMLYLVFYKIYNENSLKFALKGGITYLMFFVFLNVFLTLQASTLATVIKNTALIQKDVAFIRLFNYFMGFFGYSSARDKLSPYLYYNPSYFYLNIIVLIPLVLLTFIFANKLRGDKGGKIINDTEKTYLISFLVFILILSILLSLYDLPNRSFIIFGVSFLLITSSIFLRYLKEATNNKIAVNVAILLAILNILTVPIVLSTPSQTYFFSEDSDVSVANWSSFNVDQPVLCDMKTLSLIFKYNNTNTIILRDAQMNSREPTKYLVSLYKSPSEFLKLAKKDFNARYFIINDDIRYKVFVGNNYFLKPVGYRVLRGFLDTANVVYDNGNAKVIRVNS; encoded by the coding sequence ATGAAACTGTACTTATCTAATATGAATTTAGTAAGTATTTTAAGAAATGATAAGGATATATTTATTTTAGCTCTATTGAGTTTAGTTTGCTTATTTGTTATTTTGAGTTTTCCAAAATCATTATTTAAATCATCTTTTATAATAACATTTACATTTTTTTTATTAGGTTATTCTTTTATAAGTTTACTTTATCCTGAGCAAAATGATTTTGATATTATAAAAAGAATTTTATTATCAGTCCCTATAAGTTTTTCCATATTACCGTTGATAGGTTATGTTTTAGATAAGACAACAGGAATTCTGTTTGTCCCTCTATTAGTTTCACTATTTTCTTTTGTTATGTTATGTTTTTCATTAGCGATTTTTTTAAGGAGACTCACTAAAAAACCTTTCTCACCCACTTTAATTGTTCCAGCTGGGAAACGTGATTATCTTTTTTTAGGCATTTCTGTTTTTTTAATCCTTATATTCCTTTTGGTTCTTGTTAACGTAGGGAGGATTGAGGGAAGCCTATGGAATCATGGATACATTTATATAGAAAATTTAATCATAAAGACGGGTCACATACCCATTAAGGTTTCTCAGTCTTTTGCAGATAATAGTATCCTTGATGTTGTAAATCATTATTTAGTTTCGGATTATATGAGAACCTTAATCTCATCTGAACTCTTTATTTTAGGTATACAAAATACTAATTATCCATTCACGACACTGGTAACATTTTCATGCATCCTTTTTGTTTTATACAACTTAAATGAAGATATTTTTATTTCTCTATTTTTTTCGTCTCTGTATTTATTAAACCCTTTTGTTTTAACAAGTAATTTTTATTTAAATGGCTCCGTCTTAAGTACAGGAATGCTAATTCTTTACCTATTTTTCTTAATTAGAATTTTTAAAAGGGAGGGATCAAAAAATTTTCTGATTTTGTTAGTATTAACACCTTTATTGTTAAGATTTTACCATACCATGGCATTTTACACTATAGCAATTACTTTGACTTTCTTGTTACTTTATTTATTAAAAATGCTATACCTAGTATTTTATAAAATATACAATGAAAATTCTCTTAAATTTGCTTTGAAGGGTGGAATTACCTATCTAATGTTTTTTGTTTTTTTGAATGTATTTTTAACATTACAAGCCAGTACTTTAGCGACGGTTATTAAAAATACGGCTCTTATTCAAAAAGATGTTGCTTTTATAAGACTTTTTAATTATTTCATGGGCTTTTTTGGTTATTCCTCGGCGAGGGATAAACTAAGTCCTTATCTTTATTACAACCCTTCTTATTTTTACTTAAACATTATAGTTTTGATTCCATTAGTTCTTTTAACATTTATATTTGCTAATAAACTAAGAGGGGATAAGGGTGGTAAAATAATTAATGATACAGAAAAGACTTATTTAATCTCATTTTTGGTTTTTATCTTGATTTTATCAATACTTTTATCACTTTATGATCTGCCTAATAGATCATTTATTATTTTTGGGGTATCGTTCCTTTTAATAACATCGTCAATCTTCTTAAGGTACTTAAAAGAAGCGACAAACAACAAAATAGCAGTAAATGTCGCAATCTTGTTGGCAATTTTGAATATATTAACAGTCCCTATTGTTTTAAGTACTCCTTCTCAAACTTACTTCTTTAGTGAAGATTCTGATGTTTCAGTTGCAAATTGGTCTTCTTTTAATGTTGACCAACCTGTTTTATGTGATATGAAAACTCTTTCATTGATTTTTAAGTATAATAATACAAACACGATCATTTTACGCGATGCTCAAATGAATAGCCGGGAACCAACTAAATATTTAGTTTCTCTGTATAAATCGCCTTCTGAATTCCTAAAATTGGCAAAAAAGGACTTTAATGCAAGATATTTCATTATAAATGATGACATTAGATACAAAGTGTTTGTTGGTAATAACTACTTTTTAAAACCCGTTGGTTATAGAGTGTTAAGAGGATTTTTAGATACTGCTAACGTAGTTTATGATAATGGTAATGCAAAAGTTATTAGGGTGAACTCATGA
- a CDS encoding glycosyltransferase family 4 protein — protein sequence MKICLISSLYPPQILGGAEIVVEKLAKELVKGGNEVFVITTNNKKEPLYETLNGVKVYRLPLNIYSITEFHRHHMFKRLLWQLIDLINIKAYKEVKKILKKEEPHILHLHNYRGLSPLVFRALRNLKIPLIFTAHDYSPICIRSNLLNGNGEICYRKNPACKLYNAIQSTIMGDKVDVVTAPSKFVLDKLEAEGLFRNAKKIVIPNPIEYTPKRYKKTYDTIDILFVGSLSKHKGPDILIKSFKKVDGDNLRLHIVGSGPMEGELRKLAEDDNRIKFHGFLRGEELQSLYRMANVSVLPSIWYEAFGMVIIESFTNSVPVVASNIGGIPEIIVDNYNGFLFKPKNVDELSGILENLINPSILRNLEKGAYQSSKLFDVELTTKEIRCIYNEVVQTFYDEKSI from the coding sequence ATGAAGATATGTCTTATTTCAAGTTTATATCCCCCCCAGATATTAGGTGGGGCAGAAATTGTGGTTGAAAAATTAGCCAAGGAACTTGTGAAAGGGGGCAATGAAGTTTTTGTTATAACCACAAATAATAAAAAAGAACCTTTATATGAGACTCTCAATGGCGTAAAAGTATACCGCCTACCTTTAAATATTTATTCAATAACAGAATTTCATAGGCACCATATGTTCAAAAGGCTTTTGTGGCAGTTGATAGACTTAATAAATATTAAGGCGTATAAAGAGGTCAAAAAAATACTTAAAAAGGAAGAACCTCACATTTTACATTTACATAACTACAGGGGTCTGTCCCCACTGGTTTTCAGGGCTTTAAGGAACCTAAAAATTCCACTCATATTCACAGCACACGATTATTCCCCTATATGTATAAGAAGCAACCTTCTTAATGGAAATGGGGAAATATGTTACAGAAAAAATCCTGCTTGTAAGCTTTATAATGCAATACAAAGTACAATCATGGGAGACAAAGTAGATGTTGTTACGGCACCCTCAAAATTTGTTCTTGATAAACTTGAAGCAGAGGGTTTATTCAGGAATGCAAAGAAAATAGTGATACCAAACCCCATAGAATATACTCCTAAACGGTACAAGAAAACCTATGATACAATAGACATACTATTTGTAGGGTCACTTTCAAAACACAAAGGACCCGATATCCTTATAAAAAGTTTCAAAAAGGTTGATGGCGATAATTTAAGACTCCATATAGTGGGTAGTGGTCCAATGGAGGGTGAACTCAGAAAACTTGCTGAAGATGACAATAGGATAAAATTTCATGGGTTTCTTAGAGGCGAGGAACTTCAGAGTCTCTATAGGATGGCAAATGTGTCCGTTTTACCTTCAATATGGTATGAGGCTTTTGGAATGGTTATTATTGAAAGCTTTACAAATTCAGTACCCGTTGTAGCAAGTAATATTGGAGGAATACCTGAGATTATAGTTGATAATTATAATGGCTTTTTGTTTAAACCTAAAAATGTTGATGAACTTTCAGGAATACTGGAAAATTTAATAAATCCCTCTATTCTGAGGAATCTTGAGAAAGGCGCATACCAATCCTCTAAATTATTTGATGTTGAACTTACAACAAAAGAAATTCGATGTATTTACAATGAAGTTGTTCAAACATTTTATGATGAAAAATCAATATGA
- a CDS encoding glycosyltransferase family 4 protein produces MHILMVSPYFYPEGGGAEFYMYKIAEGLSKDHEVTVLCTSNEETHPLNHDKIEVNTLSHHFKISTTPVALTGIREMVNYMRRNNFDLCNINYYLPLFPDMATMACRICKIPSVLTWHNDVHTDGFLKLFSTVYNHTLNKITLRMVDKIITPSPYCYNESPLLRKFQHKMEWVPPGVDLEKYNRVPLISIREKYGIPENRDIILFVGVMNKSTAHKGVNTLLRAFKEIYKDTDSYLVMVGKGDMIPYYLEKCKKLGIIDRVIFTGFVEEEILINLYREAEILVLPSTTIQEGFGMVLIEANACGTPVIGSAVGGIKYVIRDGETGLLVSPGDPEVIGDVMKKLLDDKELTDMMGATGRKMVLNNYSWEKSVRMTEKVFEDTLKQFQ; encoded by the coding sequence ATGCACATTTTAATGGTATCCCCTTACTTTTATCCAGAAGGTGGTGGTGCCGAATTTTACATGTACAAAATTGCTGAAGGTCTTTCAAAAGATCACGAAGTGACAGTTTTATGTACAAGTAACGAAGAAACGCATCCTTTGAACCATGATAAAATTGAAGTGAATACATTAAGTCATCACTTCAAAATTTCAACAACACCCGTAGCTTTAACTGGAATCAGAGAAATGGTGAATTATATGAGGAGAAACAATTTTGATTTATGCAATATTAACTATTACCTACCTCTATTTCCAGACATGGCTACGATGGCTTGTAGGATATGTAAAATTCCATCAGTGCTCACATGGCATAATGATGTCCATACAGATGGCTTTTTGAAGTTATTTTCCACAGTTTACAACCATACACTTAATAAAATTACCTTAAGAATGGTTGACAAAATAATAACGCCTTCGCCTTATTGCTACAATGAATCACCACTTTTAAGAAAATTTCAACATAAAATGGAGTGGGTACCACCGGGTGTAGATTTGGAAAAATATAACAGGGTTCCGTTAATATCGATAAGAGAGAAATATGGGATACCTGAAAATAGAGACATAATACTTTTTGTCGGAGTTATGAATAAATCTACGGCACACAAGGGTGTTAACACACTCCTAAGGGCCTTTAAAGAAATTTATAAAGATACGGACTCTTATCTGGTCATGGTTGGTAAAGGAGATATGATTCCATATTATCTGGAAAAATGTAAAAAACTTGGAATTATTGATAGAGTAATATTCACGGGATTCGTTGAGGAGGAGATCCTTATTAACCTTTACAGGGAAGCTGAAATTTTAGTACTTCCCTCAACAACAATTCAAGAAGGTTTTGGAATGGTACTCATAGAGGCGAATGCCTGTGGTACACCGGTAATAGGTTCGGCCGTGGGCGGTATAAAATATGTAATCAGGGATGGTGAAACAGGTCTTCTAGTTTCGCCAGGAGATCCCGAAGTGATTGGCGATGTAATGAAGAAACTTTTGGACGATAAAGAACTTACTGACATGATGGGTGCCACTGGCAGAAAGATGGTTCTTAATAATTATTCTTGGGAAAAGTCTGTTAGGATGACCGAAAAGGTTTTTGAAGATACATTAAAGCAATTCCAGTGA
- a CDS encoding radical SAM protein: protein MKVYLLNPPYFPHFGRGMRWQDTGRGGTLYYPIWLSYAAAVIMEDHEIKLVDAPAWGWDRNDVLQDIEKFEPDLLVIDSSFPSLNNDIEVAEFIKNHYECKNVLVGPPGSQFADRILASDGIDIVTRYEYDFTLRELAGALEESDDISHVKGISYVVDGRVQHNPERDMSSSEDLDSIPFVSKVYKEFLNIRDYFLGSSLYPEVQIFTGRGCPFHCTFCSWPQTLMGRKYRVRSIENVLDELEWIEKNLPEVKEVFFEDDTFTVDKKRVRDFCAQYRERDLKITWACNARVGLDYETMREMKRANCRLLITGFESGNDEILRNIKKGITVDEIRQFAIDARRAGLLVHGDFIIGLPGETHETIENTKRLIKEIKPEILQVSVASPFPGTEFYEWCVENGYLVTDDPNEYLDDQGHQKSIIKYNDLSEDEITEEVNSILKGYYLSPSYINLALRQIFRKNGLDELRRLTYSAKMFLRYLGGN, encoded by the coding sequence TTGAAGGTTTACCTTTTAAATCCCCCATACTTCCCACATTTTGGTCGTGGAATGCGGTGGCAGGATACGGGTCGTGGTGGCACATTATATTATCCCATCTGGTTATCATATGCTGCTGCAGTTATAATGGAGGATCATGAAATCAAACTGGTTGACGCCCCAGCATGGGGCTGGGATAGGAACGATGTCCTTCAGGATATTGAGAAATTCGAACCCGACCTCCTTGTAATTGATAGCAGTTTTCCGAGTTTAAATAATGATATTGAAGTCGCTGAATTCATAAAGAATCACTATGAATGCAAAAATGTGCTGGTAGGTCCACCAGGGTCACAGTTTGCAGATAGAATACTTGCAAGCGATGGTATAGACATCGTAACAAGATATGAATACGACTTCACCCTAAGGGAGCTTGCAGGGGCTCTTGAAGAATCTGATGACATTAGCCATGTGAAGGGAATATCATATGTAGTCGACGGCAGAGTTCAGCACAACCCTGAAAGGGATATGAGTTCCTCTGAGGATCTGGACAGCATTCCATTCGTATCAAAGGTATATAAGGAGTTTCTTAATATCAGGGATTATTTCCTTGGCAGTTCTCTTTATCCGGAGGTGCAGATATTCACAGGTAGAGGGTGCCCATTTCACTGCACATTCTGTTCATGGCCCCAGACATTGATGGGCCGCAAATATAGGGTTAGAAGCATAGAAAATGTCCTTGATGAACTTGAATGGATTGAAAAGAACCTTCCAGAGGTCAAGGAGGTCTTCTTTGAAGATGATACATTTACAGTTGATAAGAAAAGAGTGAGAGATTTCTGCGCCCAGTACCGCGAGAGGGATCTAAAAATAACTTGGGCATGCAATGCCAGGGTCGGACTTGATTATGAGACCATGAGGGAAATGAAGAGGGCAAACTGCAGGCTATTGATAACAGGTTTTGAATCAGGAAATGATGAGATCCTCAGGAACATAAAAAAGGGCATCACAGTTGATGAGATAAGACAGTTTGCCATTGATGCAAGGCGTGCAGGGCTCCTTGTTCATGGGGACTTTATCATAGGCCTTCCTGGTGAGACACATGAGACAATTGAAAACACAAAGAGGCTCATAAAGGAGATTAAACCTGAAATTCTTCAGGTTTCTGTTGCATCTCCATTTCCAGGAACTGAATTTTATGAATGGTGTGTTGAAAATGGGTATCTTGTTACAGATGATCCAAATGAGTACCTTGATGATCAGGGGCACCAGAAATCCATTATAAAATATAATGACTTAAGTGAAGATGAGATAACTGAGGAAGTTAATTCAATCCTGAAGGGTTATTACCTTTCACCATCTTACATTAATCTTGCTTTAAGGCAGATATTTAGAAAGAACGGTCTTGATGAGTTAAGAAGATTAACTTACTCTGCAAAAATGTTCTTAAGATATTTAGGAGGCAATTAA
- a CDS encoding glycosyltransferase: MKRISVVVPMRNEADILERCLSAMEELDYPGELFEVVIVNDGSTDNTAELVKNRNWSFNYQYIETDGVGVSKARDIGFRRAKGDFIAFTDADCVVERDWLLRLSEPFDVDVAAVGGPNLTPEDDVPFARCVGLALSFLSRPGARYAYEGDTVREIHHNPTCNVMYRKEVLEEVNGFNHDLITTDDEELDYRIRKRGYRIIYTPHARVKHYRRPNWKKFIKMAYNYGLGRMQSTRLHPEMGRWFHFAPVILIVTIIGLLVLSVFSNIFLTFLVILAIAYLLGTLLVSILYTRSSECSSLKFFSLINLWIFLYGVGMIRGVFS, from the coding sequence TTGAAAAGGATCTCAGTTGTTGTACCGATGAGGAATGAGGCAGACATCCTTGAGAGGTGTCTTTCTGCAATGGAGGAACTGGATTATCCAGGGGAACTATTTGAAGTTGTCATAGTGAACGACGGGTCAACCGATAATACAGCAGAACTTGTTAAGAATAGGAACTGGTCCTTCAATTACCAGTACATTGAAACAGATGGTGTTGGTGTGTCAAAGGCCCGTGATATAGGTTTCAGAAGAGCTAAGGGTGACTTTATAGCATTCACAGATGCTGATTGTGTTGTTGAGAGGGACTGGCTTCTAAGGTTATCTGAACCCTTTGATGTGGATGTGGCTGCAGTTGGAGGCCCCAATTTAACGCCAGAAGATGATGTTCCATTCGCCAGATGCGTGGGTCTCGCATTATCGTTCCTGAGCAGACCCGGTGCGAGGTACGCCTATGAGGGCGACACTGTAAGGGAGATTCACCATAACCCCACCTGTAATGTGATGTACCGTAAAGAGGTTCTTGAGGAGGTCAACGGATTTAACCATGACCTCATAACAACAGACGATGAAGAACTTGACTACAGGATAAGGAAAAGGGGTTACAGGATAATTTACACGCCCCATGCAAGGGTTAAGCATTACAGGAGGCCCAACTGGAAGAAGTTCATTAAAATGGCATACAACTATGGGCTTGGTAGGATGCAGTCAACCAGGTTACATCCGGAAATGGGAAGATGGTTCCATTTCGCCCCTGTAATTTTGATAGTCACTATAATTGGCTTACTGGTGCTTTCAGTATTCAGCAACATTTTTCTAACTTTTCTTGTAATTCTGGCTATTGCTTATCTACTGGGCACACTTCTTGTTTCAATCCTTTATACAAGAAGTTCTGAGTGCAGTTCACTGAAATTTTTCAGTTTAATCAATCTATGGATATTTCTCTATGGCGTTGGAATGATAAGAGGTGTTTTTAGTTGA